In Montipora foliosa isolate CH-2021 chromosome 13, ASM3666993v2, whole genome shotgun sequence, one DNA window encodes the following:
- the LOC137982700 gene encoding diphosphoinositol polyphosphate phosphohydrolase 1-like isoform X1, whose amino-acid sequence MMKNRGNSVRTKDKDGYTRRAGCICFKTEQEKEVLVLLVSSWRHPGRWVVPSGGVEPGEDSKEAAIREVVEEAGVRGTLGRFLGEFQNDVNHTRTSVYVLIVTEELETWQEVFNRCKTRIVSLKNCESNYFLDDDSDVQKKLRAPYGSQTYVPLLTSSHALPLR is encoded by the exons ATGATGAAGAACCGAGGAAATAGCGTGAGAACGAAAGACAAAGATGGATATACAAGACGAGCGGGCTGTATTTGCTTCAAAACAGAACAAGAAAAAGAGGTTTTG GTACTGCTAGTTTCGAGTTGGCGGCATCCTGGCCGGTGGGTTGTACCTTCTGGGGGAGTTGAACCAGGCGAAGATTCCAAAGAAGCCGCAATTCGTGAAGTTGTGGAAGAA GCTGGGGTTCGTGGCACACTTGGACGTTTTCTCGGTGAATTTCAG AATGATGTTAATCATACAAGAACTTCTGTTTATGTCCTTATCGTAACAGAAGAACTTGAAACTTGGCAGGAAG TTTTCAACAGGTGCAAAACGAGGAtcgtttctttaaaaaattgtgAGTCTAATTATTTTTTGGATGATGACTCAGatgtgcaaaaaaaattaagggcTCCTTACGGAAGTCAAACCTATGTCCCTCTGTTAACTAGTTCGCATGCTCTCCCACTGCGCTGA
- the LOC137984117 gene encoding transmembrane protein 164-like: MRLHAVVLGFLDRRYWVKISSFVMVNISHIFDILYGGVDFTLPGNGGRECVDYLTFKQRIIETVVYELFTVFIFCKVIREVSIPKDLPVYREGTGVGKKFLLVSLCLVFGIEIGFKFATKQVIFLLNPCHGLTVIQIYLLAVPPSKKVLCVFRVHNYLLFGALQAVLFPVVNTRMLPFEVTNYWIQHLLILVVVPFFLVSCQGPFVLEPIWDFTWATMTFTLFSFYMLLVLQPLGMILEVNLNNMVCPAVSDPFSGPYYRILACCHQPLLIFIYGKLFCVMGHKLTDYLYGAETQKTD; encoded by the exons ATGAGACTTCACGCTGTAGTTTTAGGTTTTTTGGATCGTCGCTATTGGGTGAAAATTTCCTCTTTCGTCATGGTAAATATAAGCCACATCTTCGATATACTATACGGAGGAGTCGACTTCACTTTACCGGGCAATGGCGGCAGAGAATGCGTTGACTATCTGACATTTAAGCAACGCATCATTGAAACTGTAGTTTACGAACTTTTCACCGTTTTCATCTTCTGCAAAGTGATAAGGGAAGTTTCTATACCAAAGGATTTACCGGTGTACAGAGAAGGCACTGGAGTGGGGAAAAAATTTCTTTTAGTATCACTCTGTTTAGTTTTTGGGATCGAAATTGGTTTTAAGTTCGCGACAAAGCAGGTGATATTTCTTCTCAATCCTTGTCATGGTTTAACAGTTATCCAG atTTATTTATTAGCAGTTCCACCAAGTAAAAAGGTGTTATGTGTATTTAG AGTTCACAATTATCTACTGTTTGGTGCACTCCAAGCAGTTTTGTTTCCAGTGGTTAACACAAGAATG TTGCCATTTGAAGTGACAAACTACTGGATACAGCATTTACTCATTCTAGTTGTTGTGCCATTTTTCCTTGTGTCTTGTCAAG GGCCATTTGTTTTAGAACCAATCTGGGATTTCACTTGGGCAACTATGACATTTACCTTGTTTTCGTTCTACATGCTGTTAGTTCTTCAGCCTCTTGGAATG ATTCTTGAAGTAAATCTAAACAATATGGTGTGTCCAGCTGTGAGTGATCCTTTCAGTGGTCCATACTATCGTATTTTAGCTTGCTGTCATCAACCACTTTTGATATTTATATACGGGAAGTTGTTTTGTGTCATGGGGCACAAGTTAACTGACTATTTATATGGTGCAGAGACCCAAAAAACAGATTGA
- the LOC137982700 gene encoding diphosphoinositol polyphosphate phosphohydrolase 1-like isoform X2, with protein MMKNRGNSVRTKDKDGYTRRAGCICFKTEQEKEVLLVSSWRHPGRWVVPSGGVEPGEDSKEAAIREVVEEAGVRGTLGRFLGEFQNDVNHTRTSVYVLIVTEELETWQEVFNRCKTRIVSLKNCESNYFLDDDSDVQKKLRAPYGSQTYVPLLTSSHALPLR; from the exons ATGATGAAGAACCGAGGAAATAGCGTGAGAACGAAAGACAAAGATGGATATACAAGACGAGCGGGCTGTATTTGCTTCAAAACAGAACAAGAAAAAGAG GTACTGCTAGTTTCGAGTTGGCGGCATCCTGGCCGGTGGGTTGTACCTTCTGGGGGAGTTGAACCAGGCGAAGATTCCAAAGAAGCCGCAATTCGTGAAGTTGTGGAAGAA GCTGGGGTTCGTGGCACACTTGGACGTTTTCTCGGTGAATTTCAG AATGATGTTAATCATACAAGAACTTCTGTTTATGTCCTTATCGTAACAGAAGAACTTGAAACTTGGCAGGAAG TTTTCAACAGGTGCAAAACGAGGAtcgtttctttaaaaaattgtgAGTCTAATTATTTTTTGGATGATGACTCAGatgtgcaaaaaaaattaagggcTCCTTACGGAAGTCAAACCTATGTCCCTCTGTTAACTAGTTCGCATGCTCTCCCACTGCGCTGA
- the LOC137982700 gene encoding diphosphoinositol polyphosphate phosphohydrolase 1-like isoform X3 yields the protein MMKNRGNSVRTKDKDGYTRRAGCICFKTEQEKEVLLVSSWRHPGRWVVPSGGVEPGEDSKEAAIREVVEEAGVRGTLGRFLGEFQNDVNHTRTSVYVLIVTEELETWQEDMGRIRSWFSVDKAKDLLSAKPYQQEYLAKACSEGEGSR from the exons ATGATGAAGAACCGAGGAAATAGCGTGAGAACGAAAGACAAAGATGGATATACAAGACGAGCGGGCTGTATTTGCTTCAAAACAGAACAAGAAAAAGAG GTACTGCTAGTTTCGAGTTGGCGGCATCCTGGCCGGTGGGTTGTACCTTCTGGGGGAGTTGAACCAGGCGAAGATTCCAAAGAAGCCGCAATTCGTGAAGTTGTGGAAGAA GCTGGGGTTCGTGGCACACTTGGACGTTTTCTCGGTGAATTTCAG AATGATGTTAATCATACAAGAACTTCTGTTTATGTCCTTATCGTAACAGAAGAACTTGAAACTTGGCAGGAAG ATATGGGCCGTATACGATCATGGTTTTCCGTTGACAAAGCTAAGGATTTGTTATCTGCAAAGCCTTATCAACAGGAGTACCTTGCTAAAGCATGCAGTGAGGGAGAGGGAAGCAGGTGA